In Leopardus geoffroyi isolate Oge1 chromosome D1, O.geoffroyi_Oge1_pat1.0, whole genome shotgun sequence, a single window of DNA contains:
- the SIGIRR gene encoding single Ig IL-1-related receptor isoform X1 — translation MAGVCDTAPNFLSPSGNQALEPALGSAVSLNCTAWVVSGPHCPLPSVQWLKDGLPLGNGSHCGLHEDSRIKANSSEVLVSSVLGVNLTSAEDYGVFTCSIRNVSSSSFTLWRAGPAGHLAAVLASLLVLLALLLAALLYVKCRLNVLLWYQDAYGELEMNDGKLYDAYVSYSDSPEDRKFVNFILKPQLERRRGYKLFLDDRDLLPRAEPSADLLVNLSRCRRLIVVLSEAFLGRAWCSHSFREGLCRLLELTRRPIFITFEDQRRDPVHPALRLLRQHRHLVTLLLWKPGSVAPSSEFWKELQLALPRKVRHRAMEGDPQTRLQGDKDPMLIVQGHLPEGRTLHLELDPDPEGDLGMPPWSHPDPEKLGLGRRGCTGLRSPERGPGGGTSSLQPTGGLDPQHTLTASFPEARGPKACLGISRTSDATMQEGVRGPIFGEPLAPPHASGVALGEGRGSEVDVSDLGSRNYSARTDFYCLVSEDDV, via the exons ATGGCAG GTGTCTGTGACACGGCCCCCAACTTCCTCTCCCCGTCTGGAAACCAGGCCCTGGAGCCTGCCCTGGGCAGTGCGGTCTCCCTGAACTGCACGGCCTGGGTGGTCTCTGGGCCCCACTGTCCCCTGCCCTCAGTCCAGTGGCTGAAAGATGGGCTGCCGCTGGGCAATGGAAGCCACTGTGGCCTCCATGAAGACTCCCG GATCAAGGCCAACTCATCAGAGGTGCTTGTGTCCAGTGTTCTGGGGGTCAACCTGACCAGTGCTGAGGACTATGGGGTCTTCACCTGCTCCATCCGGAATGtcagctcctcctccttcactCTTTGGAGAGCTG GCCCAGCTGGCCACCTGGCCGCAGTGCTGGCCTCACTCCTGGTCCTACTGGCCCTGCTCCTGGCGGCCCTGCTCTATGTGAAGTGTCGACTGAATGTGCTGCTCTGGTACCAAGACGCCTACGGGGAGCTGGAGATGAACG ACGGGAAACTCTACGACGCCTACGTCTCCTACAGCGACAGCCCCGAGGACCGGAAGTTCGTGAACTTCATCCTGAAGCCACAGCTAGAGAGGCGTCGGGGCTACAAGCTCTTCCTGGATGACCGCGACCTCCTGCCACGCGCGG AGCCCTCCGCCGATCTCCTGGTGAACCTGAGCCGCTGTCGACGCCTCATCGTGGTGCTGTCGGAAGCATTCCTGGGCCGGGCCTGGTGCAGCCACAGCTTCCG GGAGGGCTTGTGCCGGCTACTGGAGCTCACGCGCAGGCCCATATTCATCACCTTCGAGGACCAGAGGCGCGACCCCGTGCACCCCGCGCTCCGTCTGCTGCGCCAGCACCGCCACCTGGTGACCCTGCTGCTCTGGAAGCCCGGCTCCGTG GCGCCTTCTTCAGAGTTTTGGAAAGAGCTGCAGCTGGCACTGCCACGGAAGGTGCGGCACAGAGCCATGGAGGGAGACCCCCAGACCCGGCTGCAGGGTGACAAGGACCCCATGCTGATCGTGCAAGGCCACCTGCCCGAGGGTCGCACCCTGCACCTGGAGCTGGACCCCGACCCTGAGGGGGACCTGGGTATGCCCCCCTGGTCCCACCCCGACCCTGAGAAGCTTGGCCTGGGGCGGAGGGGGTGCACGGGGCTGAGGAGCCCAGAAAGGGGTCCAGGTGGCGGGACTTCCTCCCTGCAGCCCACCGGTGGGCTTGACCCCCAGCACACCCTCACTGCCTCTTTCCCGGAGGCACGCGGACCCAAGGCCTGCCTGGGAATCTCCAGGACCTCAGATGCCACTATGCAGGAGG GTGTCCGAGGGCCCATCTTTGGGGAGCCATTAGCTCCACCCCATGCAAGTGGGGTCGCCCTTGGAGAGGGCCGGGGCAGCGAGGTGGATGTCTCGGACCTCGGCTCCCGCAACTACAGTGCCCGCACGGACTTCTACTGCCTGGTGTCTGAGGATGACGTGTAG
- the SIGIRR gene encoding single Ig IL-1-related receptor isoform X2 — translation MAGVCDTAPNFLSPSGNQALEPALGSAVSLNCTAWVVSGPHCPLPSVQWLKDGLPLGNGSHCGLHEDSRVLGVNLTSAEDYGVFTCSIRNVSSSSFTLWRAGPAGHLAAVLASLLVLLALLLAALLYVKCRLNVLLWYQDAYGELEMNDGKLYDAYVSYSDSPEDRKFVNFILKPQLERRRGYKLFLDDRDLLPRAEPSADLLVNLSRCRRLIVVLSEAFLGRAWCSHSFREGLCRLLELTRRPIFITFEDQRRDPVHPALRLLRQHRHLVTLLLWKPGSVAPSSEFWKELQLALPRKVRHRAMEGDPQTRLQGDKDPMLIVQGHLPEGRTLHLELDPDPEGDLGMPPWSHPDPEKLGLGRRGCTGLRSPERGPGGGTSSLQPTGGLDPQHTLTASFPEARGPKACLGISRTSDATMQEGVRGPIFGEPLAPPHASGVALGEGRGSEVDVSDLGSRNYSARTDFYCLVSEDDV, via the exons ATGGCAG GTGTCTGTGACACGGCCCCCAACTTCCTCTCCCCGTCTGGAAACCAGGCCCTGGAGCCTGCCCTGGGCAGTGCGGTCTCCCTGAACTGCACGGCCTGGGTGGTCTCTGGGCCCCACTGTCCCCTGCCCTCAGTCCAGTGGCTGAAAGATGGGCTGCCGCTGGGCAATGGAAGCCACTGTGGCCTCCATGAAGACTCCCG TGTTCTGGGGGTCAACCTGACCAGTGCTGAGGACTATGGGGTCTTCACCTGCTCCATCCGGAATGtcagctcctcctccttcactCTTTGGAGAGCTG GCCCAGCTGGCCACCTGGCCGCAGTGCTGGCCTCACTCCTGGTCCTACTGGCCCTGCTCCTGGCGGCCCTGCTCTATGTGAAGTGTCGACTGAATGTGCTGCTCTGGTACCAAGACGCCTACGGGGAGCTGGAGATGAACG ACGGGAAACTCTACGACGCCTACGTCTCCTACAGCGACAGCCCCGAGGACCGGAAGTTCGTGAACTTCATCCTGAAGCCACAGCTAGAGAGGCGTCGGGGCTACAAGCTCTTCCTGGATGACCGCGACCTCCTGCCACGCGCGG AGCCCTCCGCCGATCTCCTGGTGAACCTGAGCCGCTGTCGACGCCTCATCGTGGTGCTGTCGGAAGCATTCCTGGGCCGGGCCTGGTGCAGCCACAGCTTCCG GGAGGGCTTGTGCCGGCTACTGGAGCTCACGCGCAGGCCCATATTCATCACCTTCGAGGACCAGAGGCGCGACCCCGTGCACCCCGCGCTCCGTCTGCTGCGCCAGCACCGCCACCTGGTGACCCTGCTGCTCTGGAAGCCCGGCTCCGTG GCGCCTTCTTCAGAGTTTTGGAAAGAGCTGCAGCTGGCACTGCCACGGAAGGTGCGGCACAGAGCCATGGAGGGAGACCCCCAGACCCGGCTGCAGGGTGACAAGGACCCCATGCTGATCGTGCAAGGCCACCTGCCCGAGGGTCGCACCCTGCACCTGGAGCTGGACCCCGACCCTGAGGGGGACCTGGGTATGCCCCCCTGGTCCCACCCCGACCCTGAGAAGCTTGGCCTGGGGCGGAGGGGGTGCACGGGGCTGAGGAGCCCAGAAAGGGGTCCAGGTGGCGGGACTTCCTCCCTGCAGCCCACCGGTGGGCTTGACCCCCAGCACACCCTCACTGCCTCTTTCCCGGAGGCACGCGGACCCAAGGCCTGCCTGGGAATCTCCAGGACCTCAGATGCCACTATGCAGGAGG GTGTCCGAGGGCCCATCTTTGGGGAGCCATTAGCTCCACCCCATGCAAGTGGGGTCGCCCTTGGAGAGGGCCGGGGCAGCGAGGTGGATGTCTCGGACCTCGGCTCCCGCAACTACAGTGCCCGCACGGACTTCTACTGCCTGGTGTCTGAGGATGACGTGTAG
- the SIGIRR gene encoding single Ig IL-1-related receptor isoform X3, with translation MAGVCDTAPNFLSPSGNQALEPALGSAVSLNCTAWVVSGPHCPLPSVQWLKDGLPLGNGSHCGLHEDSRIKANSSEVLVSSVLGVNLTSAEDYGVFTCSIRNVSSSSFTLWRAGPAGHLAAVLASLLVLLALLLAALLYVKCRLNVLLWYQDAYGELEMNDGKLYDAYVSYSDSPEDRKFVNFILKPQLERRRGYKLFLDDRDLLPRAEPSADLLVNLSRCRRLIVVLSEAFLGRAWCSHSFREGLCRLLELTRRPIFITFEDQRRDPVHPALRLLRQHRHLVTLLLWKPGSVAPSSEFWKELQLALPRKVRHRAMEGDPQTRLQGDKDPMLIVQGHLPEGRTLHLELDPDPEGDLGVRGPIFGEPLAPPHASGVALGEGRGSEVDVSDLGSRNYSARTDFYCLVSEDDV, from the exons ATGGCAG GTGTCTGTGACACGGCCCCCAACTTCCTCTCCCCGTCTGGAAACCAGGCCCTGGAGCCTGCCCTGGGCAGTGCGGTCTCCCTGAACTGCACGGCCTGGGTGGTCTCTGGGCCCCACTGTCCCCTGCCCTCAGTCCAGTGGCTGAAAGATGGGCTGCCGCTGGGCAATGGAAGCCACTGTGGCCTCCATGAAGACTCCCG GATCAAGGCCAACTCATCAGAGGTGCTTGTGTCCAGTGTTCTGGGGGTCAACCTGACCAGTGCTGAGGACTATGGGGTCTTCACCTGCTCCATCCGGAATGtcagctcctcctccttcactCTTTGGAGAGCTG GCCCAGCTGGCCACCTGGCCGCAGTGCTGGCCTCACTCCTGGTCCTACTGGCCCTGCTCCTGGCGGCCCTGCTCTATGTGAAGTGTCGACTGAATGTGCTGCTCTGGTACCAAGACGCCTACGGGGAGCTGGAGATGAACG ACGGGAAACTCTACGACGCCTACGTCTCCTACAGCGACAGCCCCGAGGACCGGAAGTTCGTGAACTTCATCCTGAAGCCACAGCTAGAGAGGCGTCGGGGCTACAAGCTCTTCCTGGATGACCGCGACCTCCTGCCACGCGCGG AGCCCTCCGCCGATCTCCTGGTGAACCTGAGCCGCTGTCGACGCCTCATCGTGGTGCTGTCGGAAGCATTCCTGGGCCGGGCCTGGTGCAGCCACAGCTTCCG GGAGGGCTTGTGCCGGCTACTGGAGCTCACGCGCAGGCCCATATTCATCACCTTCGAGGACCAGAGGCGCGACCCCGTGCACCCCGCGCTCCGTCTGCTGCGCCAGCACCGCCACCTGGTGACCCTGCTGCTCTGGAAGCCCGGCTCCGTG GCGCCTTCTTCAGAGTTTTGGAAAGAGCTGCAGCTGGCACTGCCACGGAAGGTGCGGCACAGAGCCATGGAGGGAGACCCCCAGACCCGGCTGCAGGGTGACAAGGACCCCATGCTGATCGTGCAAGGCCACCTGCCCGAGGGTCGCACCCTGCACCTGGAGCTGGACCCCGACCCTGAGGGGGACCTGG GTGTCCGAGGGCCCATCTTTGGGGAGCCATTAGCTCCACCCCATGCAAGTGGGGTCGCCCTTGGAGAGGGCCGGGGCAGCGAGGTGGATGTCTCGGACCTCGGCTCCCGCAACTACAGTGCCCGCACGGACTTCTACTGCCTGGTGTCTGAGGATGACGTGTAG